A stretch of DNA from Montipora capricornis isolate CH-2021 chromosome 1, ASM3666992v2, whole genome shotgun sequence:
TACAGTGGGATCTGCCATTCCAGCGACTGCTCAATGATGATTCGCAGCGTGGCGATATGGTCTGTGCAGGATCTGTCTTGACGAAAACCTGCCTGCTCCTCTCGTAGAGTTTCGTCCAGGGCCTTCTTGATTCTCTCCAGGATGATTCTTGTCAGGATCTTGCATGGGATGGAGAGCAGCATATACCCCGCCAGTTTGTTGCATGATGACAGGTCCCCTTTCTTCGGCAGTTTCACCAGGTACCCTTTCTTCCATTCCACTGGGATCTGCTCGTTCTCCCAGATCTTCATCAGGAGTGGATGGATCATCTCCGTGGAGGTCTGGACGTCCGCCTTTAGTGCTTCTGGTGGAATGCCGTCTGGGCCTGCTGCCTTGCCTGACTTCAAGGACTTGATAGCTTTGCTGACCTCGGCCTTGGTTGGTGGATTCATGCTCACCGCTAGCTGGTTTGCTGCTGGTGGGATGTCAGGTGGGACTTGAGGTGAGGGTCTGTTGAGAATCTATTGGAAGTGTTCTGCCCATCTTGCTCTCTCTTTGGCTTCATCTGTGATGGTCTCGCCGTTCTTGTCTTTCACTGGTCTTGAGGGGGCCTTGCTTTTCCCTGACAGTGTTCTTGTGATCTCATACAGCCTCTTCATGTCTCTTTTGCCAGCTGCTGTTTCTGCTTCTTCTGTGAGGTCGTGTATGAATCTCCTCTTGTCCGCTCTCTGGTGCTTTTCTTGACCTGTCGGTTCAGCTCCCAGTACTGGGCCTGTAGATCTTGCTTCTGTTGCAGGTCTTGGGTCTGGTTGATGTCGTTCTTTAGCTGTTTCCTCTCTTTGATGAGGGTCCAGGTATTGGCTGACAGCCACTCTTTGTGTTGTCTAGTTTTCTTCCCCAGGACCTCATCATTACATGTGACCTTCCAGGTGTCCCTAAGGCCACACCATGTCTCCTCTACTGATTCTTCTGGTTGGTGGGCGAGTGCGCTGAACCGGTTTCTCAGTTCACTTTGGTAGACCTCAGCTTTGTGTTTTATCTTTCAGGCTGTGTATGTTGTATTTGTGGGATGGCCTGTCTGCTCGGTCTCTGTAGACTTTCAGCTTGACTTTCAGGTCTGCCACCACCAAGTGATGGTCCGAGGCTGCGTCTGCTCCTCGTTTGACTCTGACGTCCAGCAAGCTTCTCCTCCACTTTCTTTCCGATGGTGACGTGATCGATTTGATTCACAGTCCTCCCATCTGATGATGTCCATGTCGTCTTATGGATCTGCTTGTGCTGGAACACGGTGCCTCCAATGACCAGGTCGTTGAAGGTGCAGAACTCAGTGAGTAGCTCTCCATTCTCGTTCTGGACGCCAACTCCATGTTTTCCCATGATGAGTTCTCTGTTGGTGTTGTCTGCCCCACTTTAGCGTTGAGGTCACCCATTAGGATCTTCAGGTCTCTTCTTGGCAGCTTATCCATCACTGTCTGGAGCTGCTCATAGAATGCCTCCTTTTCCTCTGTCTCTGCTGCGTTGGTGGGTGCGTAGCACTGGATGACGGTGGCTTTCCTCCCCCTTGGAGTTGAACCTTGCCGTCAAGAGCCTCGGTGATACTGGCTCCCAGGAGAGTAGTGCCTGTGCTGCCTCAGGTGTCAGAAGCAGGGCTACTCCATGAAGGTGTGGGTGTCCTTCCTCATGTCCAGAGTAGATGATAGTGTCACCACTCGTCAGTCGCGTTCGTCCAGTGCCGTTCCAGGGTGTTTCACACAGCCCTAGCATCTTGAGGTTGTAGCGATGCATTTCCCTGCTCACTTGTGCAGATTTCCCTGCCTCATATAGGGTTCGGATGTTCCAGGTCCCTATTCTGGTCTTGATTTTGGCTGTCAGAAGAGTTGTCTGCGCACTGGCTTCCCGAAGGCTTTCACCAGCCCGCATCATAGGCTCTACTGGAGAGGACTCTTCCGGAGCCAAGTTGTTTTCTGGATTTGTTGTTGCGGTTTCTGTAACAAGTCTGTTTTCCGGGACTGGGGTGTTAGCCCAGCGCCCAACCCCCAGACCTGGAGGGCCGGTTGGTTTGGTGTCTGAGTTTTTCCTTCTCGTAGATGGATTGCCGACCAAGGCTAACGAGCTCCATCCACCCGTGGTTTAGAATCAGAGTTTTCCTTCTCCTAGATGGACTGCCTACCAAGGTTATCGAGCTCCCATCTACCCGGGATTTGGAATCAGAGTTGTCCTTCTCCTAGGCTATGTCGGTCCGCAGCACCCTATTCCGTATTATTTCAGGTGCAAACCCCCAAAGGGAGGGCTCCCCTATCCGCCACCCGGGGGGACGCGCCCCTACGCCGTATAGCCCCAGCGCGAGGGTACCAAATGTACTGACGGTGTAATtgataaaaaaattctttgaagCTTTTAACTGGGTGTATGTACATAGAGGATGTGATAGGTTTTGAGAACAGACGCTGAGCTAAACTTACATGTCTAAATATCTTAGTGCTGTCTAAATTTACTGCATTTTCCATACTGATTCTAAGGTGGAATTGAGTTCAGCTTGGGCTCAAGAAAAGATAGTTATATTGAATTGTCCCTGCGCGGTTATGAAACGCTTAGATCAAACAACTGAAAGCCATTTATTTTGTAACACAGGGCTAGCGAAGCTTCATTTCCTTACTTAAATATACATTTGCAAAGGCCACCAGGAAGTATTTGTTCCAGAAACTCAAAACACACAAGTCGtttaaaatgttaatttcaattttagtttTAGTTGTGTAGTCTTAGGATAATGTATAGATGTATATATGTctttaaataatattttgtattatttagctaatttattaatttatttagaTTATTAGTTTTTTCACAAACGAAGAGCCACTATGTGGAAGTGTTGTGAAATAAAAacctttacttacttacttacttacttacttggtTTCGGTAAATACAAGGGTATGTCAGTAATTGCGTGTGGCCATCGGTCCAAAAAAGTCTACGCTTCTCGTAACTAAAAAGGGGCGTATCTAATAGTGAATTTGTTTTGACAAATTCAATTGCAGGAACACACCACAAAACTGAATATCTGGATCATTAGTTCATTTTAGGGCTAATACAAATTTCACTGAACTTTTCGCATGAACAAATATATTGAATTTTACGGGTATAGTTGTCCAAGcaaaaaaaacttgcaaaaaaggcTGAACAAGAGGGTGAACACGAGTAAAAGCAGTaacattgtaaattattaaAGTCTTCCTTTTTTATCGAATCTTCAAAACAACCCTGTTATAGATAATACAGACATCAAAATCCGACGGAAATGCGGAAACGTTAACTGTTGAGTATGTTGTTTGCCCAAATCTAAGGACACTGCAGGATTTAAACTCTATTTCTCGCCTGTTAGCCACAGTTCTCGAGAAAGTGGTTGAAATGATGAAAGGCGCTGGCCTTCGAGAAAAAATCCTGTAATATTTTGAAAGGGGTACTAACAATAAACAGTATGTCAGTCGCAAAATGTCAATGTCGAGATGTCGGCGCGAAAATAGAACCGTGTAATTGTTAAGCAACATGAAAGCTACTTCAGGACAGGGGGGGTCATCTGCGAAGCTCACCGATGCCTGCAAAGATTGCCTAAAGCCGGTCCATATCGTAAACTTTTTTTATCTTTAGACGGCGAAACTAGCATTGTGTCACTAATTAATTAAACACAACACAGTATACAACAATCTTTTTTTGACAGAATGAGCCCGGATGAAGCCAGGGTTACTTAATCCAGTTTCGTTTATATGTCTGGTTATTTTTCGCTTGACCGATAAATTGAGTGTGCGAACGTTCATAATTATCATAATCACCAAAGAAAAGTTAAGTTCAGTATTTTTTTCGTTTGCACAACAATCGAtgtgatgttttgtcaaaaaccTTGATACCATTTATCTAAAGCGCATCGCATGAAAAACCCTGCGTAAAATATTATCTGCAACTATCCCCTGTGAAAAATTTAGCTTGTTCCACAACCGTATCCCATTTTCACGGGTGCGTCGTCGAGTGCTAAAGAATATTCTCGATTAGCGTAGCTTCTTTTTTTCACACCCAAAGACAGTCACGTGTTACATCCCGTTGTTATATGGAAAATATAACAAATATGGCTAGACCAAAATGTTAAATATGGCTAGACCAATCGTCCCAAAACTTATTGTGTACTTGTGCATGCATTCAAAACCTTAATTAAAAACCTACGGAATATCGTAGCATGTTGCTACATATTAGAAGCACTTTGAGCTCTAAAGGTAGACACCCTGTTTTACTATGGTCTTTAGTTGATTTCTGCCGCCCAGTTCCGTTTTTACGTAAGACGTGTTGCGTTGCGTTTAGTGTATTGTAGGTCAAGCGGACACTTCGTGGGCATACTTGTATCATTTCGTACTGACGGGTGGTGGCCCATTGTAGTGGTTAAAGTTCGGTTATCTGGCGGCTACACGCAAAAACCTTTAGCTCATCCCACAAAGTAAAAATTTTTCTTAAAAGAGACACTCCCGAAAGAATCTCTGGAATTTTAAGCCTTCCAATTACCTTGCAAAAATAAAagtacaattatttttatggGATGTAGAAATTCTTAAACCATTACACAAGTTTGTTCTCGTTGTATCCAAAATGATATAAATATAAGCTCTTAGGCTTGAGATGGCCAAACTCTCCTTGGTCAAAGAATAGGTATTTGAATTGCAGCAAGGATCCAGACAATCGTGATGGAGTGCAAACTTAGTTTCACAGTAAGttaagaaaacaattttgccgTTAATTCGTTTTAGGCCCTATCAGTAGGTAAGACGAGGAAAAGTAACCAGATCAAAAGCAGCCTGAATGACTTGACAGCAGAAAGACAATGAAATTTACTTCTCTGCTTTCCTATTATCAATATTACAAGTGGATGCTTGAGCGTACTGAGTGGAAAACACCTAAAGAACATTGAACACTTAGGACTCAAGCAGAGGTGTAAGCCTGACACAGGAGCAAACAATTTGTTGTTTATGAGTGACTAACCAAGCGTTTCTACTGGCAAAAACGTTATAGGCTTTTAGTTTGATTCAGTGTGCTTTTGCTTTCGTGTAAAGCCGTGTAGATTTTGCCGAATACGAGTCTCGTCAGTTCTCCTGTGCTTATTTAACCCCCAATGtgttcattaataataataataacaagtctAAAGGTTGTTTacacgagtgctctactaattggggagactacaaatcaactgaaatcagaacaaatcaaatcaaatgttggttttagaGTGGAGGGGTAAACCCGAGTACCCGGGGTGAAACCTCGCAGAgtagcagagtagagaaccaacaatgTCAACTCACATATGGCgtcgaatctgggaatcgatcccgagccacattggtggaaggtgagttctctcaccactgcgccatgaATCGCAAAAGTGAACTCGTTAAAAACTCCTCAATATATTTTATTGAAGAAGAGACCACGTTATTCACTT
This window harbors:
- the LOC138016410 gene encoding craniofacial development protein 2-like — translated: MRAGESLREASAQTTLLTAKIKTRIGTWNIRTLYEAGKSAQVSREMHRYNLKMLGLCETPWNGTGRTRLTSGDTIIYSGHEEGHPHLHGVALLLTPEAAQALLSWEPVSPRLLTARFNSKGEESHRHPVLRTHQRSRDRGKGGIL